The following proteins are encoded in a genomic region of Fervidobacterium pennivorans DSM 9078:
- a CDS encoding DUF2326 domain-containing protein, whose product MLKEIRCDKFAPNHQVIKLNEGLNTVLGSSSGTNAIGKSTFLWVIDYAFGGDRYYSMSDDIKKEIGPHTIHFTYEFEGQPYYFYRSTEDTKNVYRSDKDGHFITKLTLDEFRSFLFQEYKVGTPSLTFSDITERFFRIYGRENTLEKYPLLVKPREQDEKAVDFLLKLFGHYEILSAIKSMEEELGIKFSQLKYRQHQRVDIEKIETNQKMIESLKKRLQKLMKNNEEAQLAVFGFDTHTFEQITAIQKELNSFIRKRNRLQSQLNAITSNIADSKAEIASEFDSLLHFFPNANIAAFEKIEYFHEKIREILGEEMNQEIERLQQIIDQYDKEINRLNRKIKETGLAKEMSERILSQCVNVSKTIDRLEEETADLIHQKELQEARIEAERKLKDLLLQQTEIIQEIQDNINLRMKMINDVVTEQQEIAPLLQITPQKEIIFETPGNTSEGTAFKSLVIYDLTILELRPIPALIHDSNILKRIEDIHLEHILERYQSSNRQVFIAFDKADSTTEKAHKILEETAILRLSDGNELFGRSWSKYESND is encoded by the coding sequence CAGCGGTACTAATGCAATAGGAAAATCAACATTTCTGTGGGTTATAGATTATGCATTCGGCGGTGACAGATACTACTCCATGTCGGATGATATAAAAAAGGAAATAGGCCCACATACCATCCATTTCACTTACGAGTTTGAAGGACAACCGTACTATTTTTATAGAAGTACTGAAGATACTAAAAATGTATATCGAAGTGATAAGGACGGACATTTTATTACAAAATTGACACTTGATGAATTTCGTAGCTTTCTATTTCAAGAATATAAAGTTGGTACCCCCTCTCTTACATTTTCAGATATAACTGAGCGTTTTTTCCGCATTTATGGGCGCGAAAATACGCTAGAAAAGTATCCATTACTTGTAAAACCTCGTGAACAAGATGAAAAGGCAGTCGATTTTTTATTAAAACTTTTTGGGCACTATGAAATTCTATCTGCGATTAAGAGCATGGAAGAAGAACTTGGGATTAAATTTTCGCAGCTCAAATATCGCCAACATCAGAGAGTGGATATAGAAAAAATCGAAACCAATCAAAAAATGATCGAGTCTTTAAAGAAAAGGCTTCAAAAATTAATGAAAAACAACGAAGAAGCACAATTAGCAGTTTTTGGGTTTGATACACATACATTCGAACAAATAACTGCAATTCAAAAAGAATTGAATAGTTTTATTCGCAAACGTAATCGCTTGCAATCGCAGCTTAATGCTATTACGAGCAATATAGCTGATAGCAAGGCCGAAATCGCAAGTGAATTTGATTCATTGTTACACTTTTTCCCAAATGCTAATATAGCAGCATTTGAAAAGATTGAATATTTTCATGAGAAAATTAGAGAAATTTTAGGCGAAGAGATGAATCAGGAAATTGAGCGTTTGCAGCAAATAATTGATCAATATGATAAAGAAATAAATCGCCTTAATAGAAAAATTAAAGAAACTGGCTTAGCTAAGGAAATGTCAGAGAGAATACTATCACAGTGTGTTAATGTGTCCAAAACAATTGATAGACTTGAAGAAGAAACGGCGGATTTAATTCATCAAAAAGAACTTCAAGAAGCTCGCATTGAAGCAGAGAGGAAATTAAAAGATCTGCTACTGCAACAAACCGAAATAATACAAGAAATACAAGATAACATTAACCTACGAATGAAAATGATTAACGACGTAGTAACTGAACAGCAGGAAATCGCCCCACTTTTGCAAATAACTCCTCAAAAGGAAATTATATTTGAAACACCCGGAAACACAAGTGAGGGAACCGCTTTCAAGAGCCTAGTTATATACGATTTAACTATACTTGAACTACGGCCAATCCCTGCACTTATCCATGACTCCAATATCCTTAAACGTATTGAGGATATACACTTAGAACATATATTGGAACGTTATCAATCCAGTAATCGCCAGGTTTTCATTGCGTTTGATAAAGCTGATTCTACAACTGAGAAAGCGCACAAGATTTTAGAAGAAACAGCAATCTTGCGATTATCAGATGGTAATGAACTATTTGGTCGTTCGTGGAGTAAATACGAATCGAATGATTAA
- a CDS encoding DNA methyltransferase yields MAAINDLLRQIPDTSLRDRLEQEFARLSKNKKFGLVFEEHIPECTPLYDVPVKRGSTVALKTGHINDLYTVLKIEKDIALCRNKATGDTRNIPVSELVSVAQFGEPIFPMLQPIAAVENAPDSNLWHTIIEADNYHALQLLEYLYPKKVDCIYIDPPYNTGARDWKYNNDYVDSTDNWRHSKWLSMMQKRLKIAKRILADDGVLITTIDDNEYAHLWILLHEIFPNLTHTCITIQHNPGGTQGKKFSVTHEYAIFSYSSESTIFRKQHTGGDVYNLRRWGSTSGRYEGATCFYPVILDSNYNIIGFGDLLDEELHHTAQVEYNADGTIYVWPIDKNGIEKKW; encoded by the coding sequence ATGGCTGCAATCAATGATTTACTACGTCAAATTCCTGACACTTCTTTGCGTGATCGATTAGAACAGGAATTTGCCCGCTTATCAAAAAATAAAAAATTTGGTCTTGTATTTGAAGAGCACATTCCTGAATGTACTCCTCTATATGATGTGCCCGTAAAACGTGGCTCGACGGTTGCTCTCAAAACAGGCCATATTAACGATTTGTATACGGTGTTAAAAATAGAAAAGGATATCGCCCTTTGCCGCAACAAAGCAACAGGTGATACTAGAAATATCCCAGTTTCGGAGTTGGTTTCAGTTGCTCAATTTGGAGAACCTATTTTTCCCATGCTTCAGCCAATTGCTGCTGTAGAGAATGCACCTGACAGTAATTTATGGCACACTATTATTGAAGCAGATAATTACCACGCACTCCAGTTATTAGAGTATTTATATCCAAAGAAAGTAGACTGCATTTATATAGATCCACCATACAATACCGGTGCTCGGGATTGGAAATATAATAATGATTATGTTGATTCCACTGATAATTGGCGTCATAGTAAATGGCTATCCATGATGCAGAAACGTTTAAAGATAGCAAAAAGAATACTTGCTGATGATGGTGTTTTGATTACTACAATAGATGACAATGAATATGCTCATCTATGGATTCTCCTTCATGAAATTTTTCCAAACCTAACTCATACCTGCATAACCATTCAGCATAATCCCGGCGGAACTCAGGGCAAAAAATTTTCTGTGACTCATGAATATGCAATATTTTCATATTCATCAGAAAGTACTATTTTTCGCAAGCAACATACTGGTGGAGATGTATATAATTTAAGACGTTGGGGAAGCACTTCAGGTCGCTACGAAGGTGCAACATGTTTTTATCCAGTAATTCTAGACTCTAACTATAACATCATCGGTTTTGGTGATTTACTCGATGAAGAGTTACACCATACAGCTCAAGTAGAATATAATGCAGATGGTACAATTTATGTTTGGCCAATTGATAAGAATGGCATTGAAAAGAAATGGTGA
- a CDS encoding DNA methyltransferase, with amino-acid sequence MFIEKRGNRIEIILRRESEPPKTVWTDPLYNAEAHGTDMLKTIIGGGFSYPKSLYAVHDALLFAVSGKKNALIVDFFAGSGTTLHAVNLLNVEDNGNRRCILVTNNEVSDAESKALREQGYQPGDPEWEKHGICRSVTWPRIKYSILGKRDDGTILSGEYYTNQTVSKEVERSFYQLGFIENPTELTTNAKKQLVSLLRGKDGKSQLPQSLVKADSKFIVSDKHSATILFDVNAVNEWLEALEDQDHITDFYIVVKSAATFKEIKARVSNLLGPMNVTLQVKRPMSDGFPANVEYFKLGFLDKNSVSLGQQFREILPLLWLKSGAIGRRPEINSDEEPDMLILPQNGFAVLVDETKYAEFAKKISEVNNIKVVYFVTNSEEAFREMTDGIKIKNTYQLYRDYIDNFVLGSRRDS; translated from the coding sequence ATGTTTATTGAAAAAAGAGGAAATCGAATAGAAATTATTTTACGTAGAGAAAGCGAACCTCCAAAAACGGTTTGGACTGATCCTTTATATAATGCAGAAGCCCATGGTACAGATATGCTTAAAACCATAATTGGTGGCGGTTTTTCTTACCCAAAATCACTCTATGCTGTCCATGATGCATTGTTATTCGCTGTATCAGGAAAGAAAAATGCTTTAATTGTCGACTTTTTTGCTGGTAGTGGAACAACGCTCCATGCGGTAAATTTACTAAACGTAGAGGATAATGGTAACCGTCGTTGTATTTTAGTAACAAATAACGAAGTATCAGACGCAGAATCAAAAGCTTTACGCGAACAAGGATATCAACCTGGCGACCCAGAATGGGAAAAACATGGTATATGTCGCTCGGTTACTTGGCCTAGGATAAAATATAGTATCCTTGGAAAACGTGATGATGGCACTATCCTATCAGGAGAGTATTACACAAACCAAACAGTATCAAAAGAGGTAGAGCGTTCATTCTATCAGCTTGGCTTTATTGAGAATCCTACGGAACTAACAACTAATGCAAAAAAGCAGCTTGTTTCTTTGCTACGCGGTAAGGATGGAAAGTCGCAATTACCACAATCATTAGTCAAAGCAGATAGTAAATTCATTGTTTCGGATAAACATTCGGCGACGATCTTGTTTGATGTAAATGCTGTTAATGAATGGCTGGAAGCTTTAGAAGATCAAGACCACATCACAGACTTTTATATAGTGGTAAAATCTGCTGCCACTTTCAAGGAAATTAAAGCACGGGTATCAAACTTGCTCGGTCCAATGAATGTAACATTGCAAGTTAAACGTCCCATGAGCGATGGTTTTCCTGCAAATGTTGAGTATTTTAAACTAGGTTTTTTAGATAAAAACAGCGTATCACTAGGTCAACAATTCCGCGAAATATTACCATTGCTTTGGCTAAAATCCGGTGCTATCGGCCGGAGGCCAGAAATAAACAGCGATGAAGAACCAGATATGTTAATTCTTCCTCAAAACGGCTTTGCAGTTCTGGTTGATGAAACAAAATATGCCGAGTTTGCAAAAAAGATTTCAGAAGTAAATAATATTAAAGTGGTATATTTTGTAACAAACTCGGAGGAAGCTTTCCGCGAAATGACTGATGGCATAAAAATAAAAAATACATACCAACTATACCGCGATTACATTGATAACTTTGTGTTGGGAAGTAGGAGGGATTCATAA
- a CDS encoding DEAD/DEAH box helicase, whose product MRVTLFPFQETALAELHEKINKAHLMWSEKDPQVISFSAPTGSGKTIIMTALFEEILYGGSDNIGDPNSVFVWLSDSPELNEQTRLKIESKSDKIRVRDLVTVDSNFDAEYLEGGRIYFINTQKLGSDKLLTTKSDTRQYTIWETLTNTAKRIPKQFYVVIDEAHRGTYTSAQAENKAQSIMQKFIKGSEEDGLCIMPLVIGVTATPQRFDNLIAGTTSTVQKVIVPPEQVRESGLLKDRIIIHYPDIQLGADMTMFKGAVENWLNKCAHWKAYCERENEKMVNPILVVQVEDGNEREITRTDLGICIDLLEEAMGRKLLPGEVVHTFNDYGTIKVRDVEIHQIEASRIEDEENVKVVFFKMNLSTGWDCPRAETMMSFRSEQDYTYIAQLLGRMIRTPLARRIASDAELNNVSLFLPYFDKDTVKNVVNALHDSESVMPTETGTNKELITLGRNLAYSDVFDSMDKLITYRLDSSRKQAPP is encoded by the coding sequence ATGAGAGTTACTTTATTTCCATTTCAGGAAACGGCTCTTGCAGAATTGCATGAGAAAATTAATAAAGCTCATTTAATGTGGAGCGAAAAAGACCCTCAGGTAATATCGTTTTCCGCACCTACGGGTTCTGGAAAAACTATAATTATGACTGCACTTTTTGAAGAAATCCTATATGGAGGTTCAGATAATATCGGCGATCCGAATTCAGTGTTTGTTTGGCTTTCCGATTCGCCGGAACTTAACGAGCAAACGCGATTAAAAATTGAAAGCAAATCAGACAAAATTCGTGTACGGGACTTAGTAACTGTAGATTCAAACTTTGATGCCGAGTATTTGGAGGGTGGACGTATTTATTTTATTAACACACAAAAACTCGGTTCTGACAAGTTATTAACAACTAAGTCCGATACAAGGCAATATACAATTTGGGAAACACTCACAAATACAGCTAAACGCATTCCCAAACAGTTCTATGTGGTCATTGATGAAGCACATAGAGGGACTTATACCTCTGCTCAAGCAGAAAATAAAGCACAATCCATCATGCAAAAATTCATCAAAGGTAGCGAAGAAGACGGACTTTGTATTATGCCTTTAGTTATCGGCGTGACCGCAACACCCCAGAGATTTGATAACTTAATTGCTGGGACTACTTCGACAGTACAAAAAGTTATTGTTCCACCTGAACAAGTACGTGAATCGGGGCTTTTAAAGGACAGAATCATTATTCATTACCCAGATATCCAACTTGGTGCCGATATGACAATGTTCAAAGGTGCAGTCGAAAATTGGCTTAATAAATGTGCTCACTGGAAAGCTTACTGTGAACGTGAAAATGAGAAAATGGTAAACCCTATCCTTGTCGTCCAAGTTGAGGATGGTAATGAACGAGAAATAACCCGTACCGATTTAGGGATTTGCATCGATTTGTTGGAAGAGGCAATGGGACGCAAGTTATTGCCCGGTGAAGTGGTACATACCTTTAATGATTATGGTACGATCAAAGTGCGTGACGTTGAAATTCATCAAATTGAAGCTTCTAGAATCGAAGACGAAGAAAATGTGAAGGTTGTGTTCTTCAAAATGAACCTTTCCACAGGTTGGGACTGTCCTCGTGCTGAAACAATGATGTCATTTCGTAGCGAGCAGGACTATACCTACATAGCACAGCTTTTGGGGCGTATGATTCGCACTCCTTTGGCAAGAAGAATTGCCTCCGATGCTGAACTTAATAATGTAAGTCTGTTTCTTCCATACTTTGATAAAGATACAGTAAAAAATGTTGTTAATGCTCTACATGATAGTGAATCGGTTATGCCCACTGAAACTGGTACAAATAAAGAGCTTATAACACTCGGGCGCAACCTCGCTTATTCTGATGTGTTTGATTCAATGGATAAGCTCATTACATACCGCCTGGATTCATCCCGCAAGCAAGCACCGCCTTAA
- a CDS encoding metallophosphoesterase has protein sequence MKNNNKSKRIIIITILILLAVFGAITVWGNLTVGTTRYKITLERLPVAFEGYKIAQIADLHNSEFGEDNSKTIKILKEENPDIIVITGDLVDSNHMDIDIAIKFIQQAVKISPCYYVTGNHEAWIGDIYYELEEQLLDAGVTVLRDEVITISNDKDSIQLIGLDDPDFSDQAPYLQESMLEAKLYNMNLKDGFKILLSHRPEFFGVYVKNDIDLVLSGHAHGGQFRIPFIGGVIAPNQGFFPKYDAGEYHEANTTMIVSRGIGNSIIPVRINNRPEVVIVQLYSQ, from the coding sequence ATGAAAAATAATAATAAATCAAAAAGAATCATCATAATTACAATTCTAATCTTATTGGCTGTTTTTGGAGCTATAACCGTCTGGGGTAATCTTACAGTAGGCACCACTCGTTATAAGATAACTTTGGAGCGTTTGCCAGTTGCATTTGAAGGATATAAGATTGCACAGATTGCAGATTTGCATAATTCAGAATTTGGAGAGGATAATTCGAAAACAATTAAAATCTTGAAAGAGGAGAATCCTGATATCATTGTTATTACTGGTGATCTGGTAGATTCAAATCACATGGACATAGACATTGCAATAAAGTTTATTCAACAGGCGGTAAAAATTTCTCCGTGCTATTATGTGACAGGCAACCATGAGGCATGGATTGGAGATATCTACTATGAACTGGAAGAACAATTGCTCGACGCAGGTGTCACTGTATTACGTGATGAGGTGATTACAATATCGAATGATAAAGACAGCATTCAACTGATTGGTTTGGACGATCCTGATTTTTCAGATCAGGCTCCTTACCTTCAAGAGAGCATGCTAGAGGCTAAACTTTACAATATGAATTTAAAAGATGGGTTCAAGATTTTATTGTCGCACAGACCAGAATTCTTTGGAGTATATGTAAAAAATGACATTGATTTAGTTCTCAGTGGTCATGCACATGGCGGGCAGTTCAGAATTCCTTTTATAGGGGGCGTTATTGCTCCAAATCAGGGGTTTTTCCCAAAATATGATGCAGGAGAATATCATGAAGCCAATACTACGATGATTGTCAGTCGTGGTATTGGAAACAGCATAATTCCTGTAAGAATTAATAACAGGCCAGAAGTGGTTATTGTCCAATTATATTCTCAATGA
- a CDS encoding recombinase family protein, whose protein sequence is MSKNPKVHFIPPKPPKREKRVGIYCRVSSNSFEQLKSLTAQVSALTRVTAATPQWLLVDVYMDIASGKTGSSRKEFSRMLEDCNSHNLDIILTKSISRFGRDTVDTLEALNQLKTLGVRVIFEQEDLDTANTDSDLMISIIEAIAQAENESRSDNIKWGIKQRAAQGTSKLYNRKCYGYKNDVDGSLIIDDEEAKNVQLIFDFYLQGKSIIGIIEELEKLGIKSPTGKDKWSKRTIDVMLSNEKYIGIVRLLNSGKYEAHYISEDNNPSIISDEQFKAVQIEKANRSNVIKGEDGNQRKNKKYSSKRK, encoded by the coding sequence ATGTCTAAAAACCCAAAAGTTCATTTTATACCACCTAAACCTCCAAAACGAGAGAAAAGAGTAGGTATTTACTGCCGGGTCAGTAGTAATAGTTTTGAACAATTGAAAAGCCTTACTGCTCAAGTATCTGCCCTTACAAGGGTAACTGCGGCCACGCCTCAATGGTTACTTGTTGATGTTTATATGGATATTGCCTCTGGGAAAACCGGTTCTTCTCGCAAAGAGTTCTCTCGTATGCTTGAAGATTGCAACTCCCATAATCTAGATATAATACTCACTAAGAGTATTAGCCGATTTGGTAGAGATACAGTGGATACACTTGAAGCATTAAATCAACTAAAAACGTTAGGAGTTCGTGTAATATTTGAGCAAGAAGATCTAGATACTGCAAATACAGATAGTGACCTTATGATATCTATCATCGAAGCTATTGCACAGGCGGAAAATGAATCTAGAAGTGATAATATAAAATGGGGTATTAAACAAAGAGCGGCACAAGGCACTTCAAAGCTGTATAACCGTAAATGTTATGGCTATAAAAATGATGTTGATGGCAGTCTTATTATAGATGATGAAGAGGCTAAAAATGTACAGCTAATATTTGATTTTTACCTTCAAGGCAAAAGTATTATAGGAATAATTGAAGAGTTAGAAAAGCTTGGTATTAAATCCCCAACTGGAAAAGATAAGTGGAGTAAAAGGACAATTGATGTAATGTTAAGTAATGAAAAATATATAGGAATAGTTCGACTATTAAATTCAGGGAAGTACGAAGCTCATTATATTTCTGAAGATAATAATCCTTCTATTATAAGTGATGAACAGTTTAAGGCAGTACAGATTGAGAAGGCAAATAGAAGTAATGTTATAAAGGGTGAAGATGGCAACCAGAGAAAAAATAAAAAGTACAGTTCTAAGAGAAAATAG